The following proteins are co-located in the Telopea speciosissima isolate NSW1024214 ecotype Mountain lineage chromosome 9, Tspe_v1, whole genome shotgun sequence genome:
- the LOC122639225 gene encoding transcription termination factor MTERF4, chloroplastic-like, which translates to MVLTRKVKASFLFPQRNICKAFYIGHAAHASVSPIKNSSVNTVNQWIQHSRKPKTLNPIVSTCFFSTQSSKFPEYEMPTVTWGMIQGRKEKLVSRVIICDYLKSSGIVPDELEHLELPSTIEVMKERIEFLQKLGLTIDDINEYPLMLGCSVRKNMIPVLGYLEKMGIPRAKFGEFVKNYPQVLNASVVVELVPVVKFLRGLDVEKQDIGYVLQTYPELLGFKLEGTMSTSVAYLVSIGVCPRDIGPMITQYPYLLGIRVGTKIKPIVDYLVSLGLPKKILARMFEKRPYILGYDLEETMKPNVDCLISFGVRREALGSVIAQYPQILGLPLKAKLSSQQYFFHLKLKIDPEGFAGVIEKMPQIVSLNQNLILKSIEFLRGRGIAADDVAKIVVKCPQLVALRVELMKNSYYFFKSEIKRPTQELLEFPEYFTYSLESRIKPRYQRLSSKGIKCSLSWFLNCSDQCFEERLQADYIETETKGPSFYMGGRLELPRSEIVSDEEEDESDDEILYRRSVSL; encoded by the coding sequence ATGGTTTTGACGAGAAAAGTGAAAGCTTCATTCCTTTTTCCCCAACGAAACATTTGCAAAGCATTTTACATTGGGCATGCAGCGCATGCTTCAGTCTCACCAATCAAGAATTCCTCTGTGAACACTGTTAATCAATGGATTCAACATTCCAGGAAGCCCAAAACTTTGAACCCTATAGTTTCAACCTGCTTTTTCTCGACCCAGTCCAGCAAATTCCCAGAATACGAGATGCCCACGGTCACTTGGGGAATGATTCAAGGCCGAAAGGAGAAGCTGGTGTCTCGTGTTATCATCTGCGATTATTTGAAGAGTTCCGGAATAGTTCCGGATGAATTAGAGCATTTGGAGCTACCGTCAACAATTGAAGTGATGAAAGAGAGAATTGAGTTCCTCCAGAAGCTGGGGTTAACCATCGATGACATCAATGAGTACCCATTGATGCTAGGGTGTAGCGTTCGGAAGAATATGATCCCTGTTttgggttacttggagaagatgggtATTCCAAGGGCAAAATTCGGAGAATTTGTGAAGAATTACCCTCAAGTTCTTAATGCGAGTGTGGTGGTTGAGCTTGTTCCGGTTGTGAAGTTCCTTCGGGGTCTTGATGTCGAGAAGCAGGATATTGGATATGTGTTGCAGACGTACCCAGAGCTTCTGGGTTTTAAGCTTGAAGGTACCATGAGCACTTCCGTTGCTTACCTAGTGAGCATTGGAGTCTGCCCAAGAGATATTGGGCCAATGATCACTCAGTACCCTTACCTTCTGGGAATAAGAGTAGGCACAAAGATCAAGCCTATAGTTGATTACTTGGTCTCTCTAGGGCTTCCCAAGAAGATCTTAGCCCGGATGTTTGAAAAAAGGCCTTATATCCTTGGATATGACCTCGAAGAGACGATGAAACCGAATGTGGACTGTTTAATCAGTTTTGGAGTTAGAAGGGAAGCTTTAGGTTCTGTTATAGCACAGTATCCACAGATACTTGGGCTCCCTTTGAAGGCTAAGTTGTCTTCCCAGCAGTATTTCTTTCATTTGAAACTGAAGATTGATCCTGAAGGTTTTGCTGGTGTCATAGAGAAGATGCCACAAATTGTTAGTCTTaatcaaaatttgattttgaaatccATTGAGTTCCTCCGTGGCCGGGGCATAGCAGCTGATGATGTAGCAAAGATAGTTGTGAAATGTCCACAACTGGTTGCTCTTCGGGTTGAGCTAATGAAGAATAGTTATTACTTTTTCAAGAGTGAAATTAAACGGCCAACACAAGAGCTCCTGGAGTTCCCAGAATACTTCACTTACAGTTTGGAATCAAGGATCAAGCCCAGGTACCAGAGGTTATCGAGCAAGGGGATCAAGTGTAGTCTGTCATGGTTCCTTAACTGCAGTGACCAGTGTTTTGAAGAGAGACTACAGGCTGATTATATTGAGACAGAAACTAAGGGGCCATCATTTTATATGGGTGGGAGATTAGAGCTACCTCGGAGTGAGATCGTatcagatgaggaagaagatgagagtgaTGATGAAATACTCTATAGACGCTCTGTTTCCCTTTAG
- the LOC122639568 gene encoding U11/U12 small nuclear ribonucleoprotein 25 kDa protein-like isoform X2 has product MEPNVKGEESVVGYNSSNVKKARLQSMLSALLNDPTLADVPKKPTLADVDTLMNLELGSAMRISIVKMDNTTFDVAVLNSATVKDLKLAIKMKTNDMEQSQLGHRHISWRHIWANYCLSHNNEKLIDDNALLQDFGIRNNSQLAFT; this is encoded by the exons ATGGAGCCAAATGTGAAGGGTGAGGAATCAGTAGTAGGATACAATAGCAGTAATGTAAAGAAGGCACGATTACAGTCGATGCTTTCGGCCCTCCTCAATGACCCCACACTGGCTGATGTTCCAAAGAAACCCACCCTCGCTGATGTGGACACCTTGATGAACTTGGAATTAGGCAGTGCTATGAGAATTTCCATTGTTAAAATGGATAATACTACATTCG ATGTTGCAGTGTTGAATTCGGCAACTGTTAAGGATTTGAAATTGGCaatcaaaatgaaaacaaatGATATGGAACAGTCTCAGTTGGGACATCGTCACATTTCATG GAGGCATATTTGGGCTAACTACTGTCTTTCCCACAATAATGAGAAGCTCATTGATGATAATGCTCTACTTCAGGATTTTGGCATACGCAATAACTCTCAG CTGGCTTTTACGTAG
- the LOC122639568 gene encoding U11/U12 small nuclear ribonucleoprotein 25 kDa protein-like isoform X1, whose protein sequence is MEPNVKGEESVVGYNSSNVKKARLQSMLSALLNDPTLADVPKKPTLADVDTLMNLELGSAMRISIVKMDNTTFDVAVLNSATVKDLKLAIKMKTNDMEQSQLGHRHISWRHIWANYCLSHNNEKLIDDNALLQDFGIRNNSQVHFISFIMSRVYRKHTRRRKHRFFHGRK, encoded by the exons ATGGAGCCAAATGTGAAGGGTGAGGAATCAGTAGTAGGATACAATAGCAGTAATGTAAAGAAGGCACGATTACAGTCGATGCTTTCGGCCCTCCTCAATGACCCCACACTGGCTGATGTTCCAAAGAAACCCACCCTCGCTGATGTGGACACCTTGATGAACTTGGAATTAGGCAGTGCTATGAGAATTTCCATTGTTAAAATGGATAATACTACATTCG ATGTTGCAGTGTTGAATTCGGCAACTGTTAAGGATTTGAAATTGGCaatcaaaatgaaaacaaatGATATGGAACAGTCTCAGTTGGGACATCGTCACATTTCATG GAGGCATATTTGGGCTAACTACTGTCTTTCCCACAATAATGAGAAGCTCATTGATGATAATGCTCTACTTCAGGATTTTGGCATACGCAATAACTCTCAG GTACACTTTATTTCCTTTATCATGTCAAGGGTATATCGAAAACACACTCGGAGGAGAAAACATCGCTTCTTTCATGGTCGCAAATGA
- the LOC122639567 gene encoding uncharacterized protein LOC122639567, whose protein sequence is MSPPITNNNNNNNNNNPNKPHHLHHFQKPTSLPDFFFTALSLLFLFSSSKPQHHLLFPKIPPFSFPSNPRRLFLKNPIMSQYKRTIPNHFSTPQSLSDWLKPRLPSDSFASWGVKPGTKNVHNLWLEIAEGETSLVDSSPPLRTVHVVTVRVIDGHGSVLIESHQELSDGSLRERCRPLSEKMKPGESVEDAVKRAVREELGSIIQKSSDDGLVRIVPGSYLMKEEERVSASYPGLPAFYVLHSVDAWVDGLPGGEFCTEEVGEYRDCSEAEMVADKAVFVKRHFWKWVASDSV, encoded by the coding sequence ATGTCTCCTCCAatcacaaacaacaacaacaacaacaacaacaacaacccaaACAAacctcatcatcttcatcatttcCAGAAGCCCACATCACTCCCTGATTTCTTCTTCACagctctctcccttctcttcctcttctcgtCCTCAAAACCTCAACACCATCTTCTCTTCCCTAAAatccctcctttctctttcccttcgaACCCTCGTCGTCTCTTTCTCAAGAACCCAATTATGTCCCAATACAAACGTACCATCCCTAATCATTTCTCCACCCCGCAATCCCTCTCAGATTGGCTCAAACCTCGATTGCCTTCCGATTCTTTTGCCTCTTGGGGTGTCAAGCCAGGCACCAAGAACGTACACAACCTCTGGCTTGAAATCGCTGAAGGTGAGACCTCGCTTGTCGACTCGAGCCCTCCTCTCCGTACTGTTCATGTCGTCACCGTCAGAGTCATCGATGGCCATGGAAGTGTTCTTATTGAGTCGCACCAGGAGCTATCCGACGGCAGCCTTCGAGAACGATGTAGGCCTTTGTCGGAAAAGATGAAACCTGGAGAGAGTGTTGAAGATGCTGTGAAAAGGGCTGTTAGGGAAGAGCTTGGATCGATAATTCAAAAAAGTTCAGATGATGGGCTTGTGAGGATTGTGCCTGGTTCGTATCtgatgaaggaagaagagagggtaTCGGCTTCCTATCCAGGTTTGCCTGCTTTTTATGTGTTGCATTCAGTGGATGCTTGGGTGGATGGGTTGCCTGGAGGAGAATTTTGTACAGAAGAGGTTGGGGAGTACAGGGATTGCAGCGAAGCAGAGATGGTGGCTGATAAGGCAGTCTTTGTGAAAAGGCATTTTTGGAAGTGGGTTGCTTCTGATTCTGTTTAA
- the LOC122639423 gene encoding polygalacturonase QRT3 isoform X2, with protein MKATIARKAVAFFTIVGFASFIVIHVYGDYPKTATSSPRIYRATAYGADPTGKTDSTEALLKAISDAFESPNNGDLMQGITNLGGAQVYLEGGYYMISRPLRLPASGGGNLLIHGGSLKASNSFPGNRYLIELSASSSSTYSYEYITLRDLLLDSNYRGGGISVINSLRTTIDNCYITHFTTNGILVQGGHETYIRNSFLGQHITAGGDPGEKSFSGTAISLIGNDNAVTDVVIFSAAIGIMVAGEANTLTGVHCYNKATGWGGTGIYLRLPGLTQTRIVNCYMDYTGIVAEDPVQLLISNTFFLGDGFILLKSIKGVIRGVNIVDNMFSGSGTGVNIVQLDQSNGPFKTIDGVVIDRNNVNEMKLRATVAREMTEGNGSSWVIDFNNVLLFPNLIKHVHYTLSTPVSGYFPNHALRNVSENRVVVESDRTVQATVFVTVNQSPMSNG; from the exons ATGAAAGCTACAATAGCAAGAAAAGCTGTGGCGTTTTTCACAATTGTTGGGTTCGCTAGCTTCATTGTAATTCATGTTTATGGGGATTATCCGAAG ACAGCAACATCAAGTCCGCGAATTTATCGAGCAACAGCCTATGGTGCTGATCCAACAGGAAAAACAGATAGcacagaagcactcctcaaagcTATTTCTGATGCTTTTGAATCTCCAAATAATGGAGATCTGATGCAGGGGATCACCAATCTTGGTGGTGCACAGGTATACCTTGAAGGAGGCTATTACATGATAAGTAGACCATTGAGGTTGCCAGCCAGTGGAGGTGGAAATCTTTTG ATTCATGGTGGATCACTGAAAGCATCTAATAGTTTTCCGGGAAATCGGTATTTGATAGAGCTATCTGCATCTTCCTCATCAACCTACTCCTATGAATATATCACCCTTAGAGATCTCCTATTAGACTCTAATTACAGAGGAGGTGGGATTTCAGTTATCAACTCACTTAGAACTACCATAGACAATTGTTACATTACTCATTTCACAACCAATGGAATCTTAGTCCAAGGTGGCCATGAGACCTACATTAGAAACTCTTTCCTAGGGCAACACATCACCGCCGGCGGTGACCCCGGAGAGAAGAGCTTCTCCGGCACGGCAATCAGCCTAATAGGCAATGATAATGCTGTCACAGATGTGGTCATCTTTTCTGCAGCAATTGGAATAATGGTGGCTGGTGAGGCTAATACACTCACTGGAGTTCATTGCTATAACAAAGCTACTGGTTGGGGTGGAACAGGTATTTATCTCAGGCTACCTGGTTTGACACAAACCCGGATTGTGAATTGTTACATGGATTACACTGGAATCGTTGCAGAAGACCCAGTTCAATTACTTATCTCTAATACATTCTTCCTTGGTGATGGTTTCATTTTATTGAAGTCCATTAAAGGAGTAATTAGAGGTGTCAACATTGTTGATAATATGTTCTCAGGAAGTGGAACAGGGGTGAATATAGTCCAATTGGATCAATCAAATGGACCTTTCAAGACCATTGATGGAGTTGTGATCGATCGAAACAACGTAAACGAAATGAAATTAAGGGCAACTGTTGCAAGAGAAATGACTGAAGGGAATGGAAGCTCATGGGTTATTGATTTCAACAATGTTTTACTATTCCCTAATCTCATCAAACATGTTCATTACACCTTGAGCACCCCTGTCTCAGGCTATTTCCCTAACCATGCTTTGCGAAATGTGTCAGAGAATCGCGTTGTGGTTGAATCAGATAGGACTGTGCAGGCTACTGTTTTTGTTACAGTAAATCAAAGTCCTATGAGTAATGGATGA
- the LOC122639423 gene encoding polygalacturonase QRT3 isoform X1, which yields MKATIARKAVAFFTIVGFASFIVIHVYGDYPKVGLLPNSPHYFQMNQMQELKASILRRNLVSLISPSPPPTATSSPRIYRATAYGADPTGKTDSTEALLKAISDAFESPNNGDLMQGITNLGGAQVYLEGGYYMISRPLRLPASGGGNLLIHGGSLKASNSFPGNRYLIELSASSSSTYSYEYITLRDLLLDSNYRGGGISVINSLRTTIDNCYITHFTTNGILVQGGHETYIRNSFLGQHITAGGDPGEKSFSGTAISLIGNDNAVTDVVIFSAAIGIMVAGEANTLTGVHCYNKATGWGGTGIYLRLPGLTQTRIVNCYMDYTGIVAEDPVQLLISNTFFLGDGFILLKSIKGVIRGVNIVDNMFSGSGTGVNIVQLDQSNGPFKTIDGVVIDRNNVNEMKLRATVAREMTEGNGSSWVIDFNNVLLFPNLIKHVHYTLSTPVSGYFPNHALRNVSENRVVVESDRTVQATVFVTVNQSPMSNG from the exons ATGAAAGCTACAATAGCAAGAAAAGCTGTGGCGTTTTTCACAATTGTTGGGTTCGCTAGCTTCATTGTAATTCATGTTTATGGGGATTATCCGAAGGTAGGTTTGCTGCCAAACAGTCCTCATTATTTCCAAATGAATCAAATGCAGGAACTTAAAGCTTCAATCCTTCGCCGTAATCTGGTTTCTTTGATCTCTCCTTCGCCACCACCG ACAGCAACATCAAGTCCGCGAATTTATCGAGCAACAGCCTATGGTGCTGATCCAACAGGAAAAACAGATAGcacagaagcactcctcaaagcTATTTCTGATGCTTTTGAATCTCCAAATAATGGAGATCTGATGCAGGGGATCACCAATCTTGGTGGTGCACAGGTATACCTTGAAGGAGGCTATTACATGATAAGTAGACCATTGAGGTTGCCAGCCAGTGGAGGTGGAAATCTTTTG ATTCATGGTGGATCACTGAAAGCATCTAATAGTTTTCCGGGAAATCGGTATTTGATAGAGCTATCTGCATCTTCCTCATCAACCTACTCCTATGAATATATCACCCTTAGAGATCTCCTATTAGACTCTAATTACAGAGGAGGTGGGATTTCAGTTATCAACTCACTTAGAACTACCATAGACAATTGTTACATTACTCATTTCACAACCAATGGAATCTTAGTCCAAGGTGGCCATGAGACCTACATTAGAAACTCTTTCCTAGGGCAACACATCACCGCCGGCGGTGACCCCGGAGAGAAGAGCTTCTCCGGCACGGCAATCAGCCTAATAGGCAATGATAATGCTGTCACAGATGTGGTCATCTTTTCTGCAGCAATTGGAATAATGGTGGCTGGTGAGGCTAATACACTCACTGGAGTTCATTGCTATAACAAAGCTACTGGTTGGGGTGGAACAGGTATTTATCTCAGGCTACCTGGTTTGACACAAACCCGGATTGTGAATTGTTACATGGATTACACTGGAATCGTTGCAGAAGACCCAGTTCAATTACTTATCTCTAATACATTCTTCCTTGGTGATGGTTTCATTTTATTGAAGTCCATTAAAGGAGTAATTAGAGGTGTCAACATTGTTGATAATATGTTCTCAGGAAGTGGAACAGGGGTGAATATAGTCCAATTGGATCAATCAAATGGACCTTTCAAGACCATTGATGGAGTTGTGATCGATCGAAACAACGTAAACGAAATGAAATTAAGGGCAACTGTTGCAAGAGAAATGACTGAAGGGAATGGAAGCTCATGGGTTATTGATTTCAACAATGTTTTACTATTCCCTAATCTCATCAAACATGTTCATTACACCTTGAGCACCCCTGTCTCAGGCTATTTCCCTAACCATGCTTTGCGAAATGTGTCAGAGAATCGCGTTGTGGTTGAATCAGATAGGACTGTGCAGGCTACTGTTTTTGTTACAGTAAATCAAAGTCCTATGAGTAATGGATGA